One genomic segment of Arachis duranensis cultivar V14167 chromosome 4, aradu.V14167.gnm2.J7QH, whole genome shotgun sequence includes these proteins:
- the LOC107486638 gene encoding UDP-glycosyltransferase 83A1 has protein sequence MGLNHVLVLPFPAQGHVNPLMHLSHKLVQHGCKVIFVNTEFNHKRVLSAMNGKVTLDGSEVELVSIADGLGPEDDRSDMAALISSMVRTMPSDLEMLIRDINSRDGGSNRITGMVCDTYMAWALEIAQKLAIKGAIIIPSSSAMLALEDNIPKLIEDGIMDSDGFPIKKGKFQLSPKMPNMNITDMPWSCFSDASSQKTIFHYLARSIQWSHLTDWWISNTTIELEPGALSLCPKILPIGPIKESPKFRSLGQFWQEDHSCLSWLDQQPPCSVIYVAFGSFTIFDPNQFKELALGLELTNRPFLWVVRDDSNGSVTKHKYPNEFQGTKGKIVKWTPQPMVLKHPSIACFLSHCGWNSTMDGVSNGVPFLCWPYFADQFVDKAYICDFWKVGLGFEEDEKGIISRWEIKKKVEQLLGDEEIKGRSKKMKDMIMNNIAKDGKSTQNFNKFMKWLNE, from the exons ATGGGTCTGAATCATGTTCTAGTTCTGCCATTTCCAGCACAGGGGCATGTGAACCCTTTAATGCACTTATCACACAAACTAGTTCAACATGGCTGCAAAGTTATCTTTGTCAACACTGAGTTCAACCACAAGAGAGTTCTTAGTGCAATGAATGGTAAGGTTACTCTTGATGGTTCAGAAGTGGAGCTAGTCTCAATTGCTGATGGGTTAGGACCTGAAGATGATAGAAGTGACATGGCTGCTTTAATTTCTTCAATGGTGAGAACCATGCCTAGTGATCTTGAAATGCTTATAAGGGACATTAATTCCAGGGATGGTGGGAGTAACAGAATCACAGGCATGGTTTGTGACACATATATGGCATGGGCCTTGGAAATAGCGCAAAAGCTTGCAATCAAAGGTGCTATCATCATCCCTTCATCGTCAGCTATGCTTGCCTTGGAAGACAACATTCCAAAGCTTATTGAGGATGGAATTATGGATAGTGATG GATTCCCCATTAAAAAAGGGAAATTTCAACTATCTCCAAAAATGCCTAATATGAACATAACTGATATGCCTTGGTCCTGCTTTAGTGATGCATCATCACAAAAGACCATATTTCATTACCTTGCAAGATCAATACAATGGTCACATTTAACTGATTGGTGGATTTCCAACACAACCATAGAGCTTGAACCTGGTGCATTATCCTTATGCCCAAAGATCTTACCAATTGGGCCAATAAAAGAGAGTCCTAAGTTTAGATCGTTGGGCCAATTCTGGCAAGAAGATCATTCTTGCTTGAGTTGGCTTGATCAACAACCACCTTGTTCTGTTATATATGTTGCATTCGGTAGCTTCACTATTTTTGACCCAAACCAATTCAAAGAACTTGCACTTGGCCTTGAACTTACTAATAGGCCTTTTCTTTGGGTTGTGCGTGATGATTCTAATGGTAGTGTTACAAAACACAAATACCCTAATGAATTTCAAGGCACTAAGGGTAAAATTGTCAAATGGACACCCCAACCAATGGTGTTAAAACACCCTTCTATAGCTTGTTTTTTAAGTCATTGTGGTTGGAATTCTACTATGGATGGTGTGTCTAATGGGGTACCTTTCTTGTGTTGGCCTTATTTTGCTGATCAATTTGTAGACAAAGCATATATTTGTGATTTTTGGAAGGTGGGTTTGGGATTTGAGGAGGATGAGAAAGGGATTATATCACGTTGGGAGATAAAGAAGAAAGTGGAACAACTCTTGGGAGATGAAGAGATTAAGGGAAGGTCTAAGAAGATGAAGGATATGATTATGAATAACATTGCAAAAGATGGCAAGTCCACACAGAACTTCAACAAGTTTATGAAGTGGCTCAATGAATAA